DNA sequence from the Butyricimonas faecalis genome:
AGTCCCAGGTTGAACGTGGTCTTTTCGAACGCGATCTTGGCCCGTTGGCCCAATGATAGCGTCGGGATGAAAAATAATATGGTATATATAATAAGTAGTTTCATCTGCATTTCTTCTCGCGTGTAATTTAGGGATACAAAAATATAAAAAGGGTTGGAAAAGATTGGTTTATGTCGGAATAAAACGTATCTTTGCGGCGTTAAAATTATTATTAAATTTAAAAGACTGTATATCATGTATTTGACATCAGAAAAGAAAGAAGAACTTTTTTCACAGTACGGGAAGTCTAATAAAGATACCGGCTCTGTTGAGTCACAAGTAGCTTTATTTTCCTACCGTATCGCTCATTTGACTGAGCATTTGAAGAAAAACCACAAAGATTTCGCTACTCAAAGATCTTTGATTAAATTGGTTGGAAAACGTAGAGCGTTGCTTGATTACATGAAGAAAAGAGATATCGATAGATATCGTGCTATTGTTAAAGCATTGAATTTACGTAAATAATTACATAAGAACGACCCGGGTCGTCCGGGTCGTTTTACTTTTAATCCTCCCCTCCTCCTCCTTTTATCTAAAAAGAATTCCGTTAAAATGTTTAGTATTTTAACAGTTTTATTATTTCTATGAACATTATTGAAAAAAGCATTACCCTGAAAGATGGTCGGGTAATAACGTTGGAAACCGGGAAGTTGGCCAAACAAGCTGACGGTGCTGTCATGCTGAAGATGGGCAACACGATGTTGCTGGCCACGGTTTGTTCCGCGCAAGAGGCTGGTCCGGACGTGGACTTCATGCCTTTGTCGGTAGATTATAAAGAAAAATTTTCAGCCGTAGGGCGTTTCCCCGGTGGTTTCACACGTAGAGAGGGGAGAGCTTCCGATTACGAGATTTTGGTGTCTCGTTTGATCGACCGGGCGTTGAGGCCTTTGTTCCCGGATGATTACCATGCAGAGACTTTCGTGCAGGTGACGCTGTACTCGGCTGATGGTGAATCCATGCCGGATTGTTTGGCCGGATTGGCAGCATCAGCAGCGATTGCCGTGAGTGATATTCCTTTCCACGGACCTATTTCCGAGGTACGCGTGGCTCGCGTGAACGGGGAGTTGATGATTAACCCGACCAAGAGCGAGTTGGCAACTGCCGACCTGGATATCATGGTTGCGGCAACTTACGAGAATATCATGATGGTTGAGGGGGAGATGAACGAGGTTTCCGAGAAAGAAATGCTCGATGCTATTAAATTTGCCCACGAGGCGATCAAGGATCATTGTTTGGTTCAGATGGAATTAGCAAAAGCCGTGAACAAAGAAAAGCGGGTTTATTGTCATGAAGTGAACGATGAAGAGTTGCGTAAGGATGTTTGGGCTAAATGTTACGATAAAGCGTATGCTGTTGCTCGTCAATGCAATGCAGATAAACATTTGCGCGAGAAGTTGTTTTCCGAAGTGAAGGAAGGATACTTGGAATCACTTCCGGAAGAGGAGAGAGAGGAGAAGAAAAGTATGGTTTCCCGTTATTACCATGACGTGGAGAAGGAGGCTGTTCGGAGAATGATTCTGGACGAGGGGTTACGTTTGGATGGACGTACTACCGAGCAAATCCGCCCGATCTGGTGTGAAGCCGGACCTCTTCCGGGACCTCACGGGTCTTCAATCTTTACTCGCGGTGAAACTCAGTCATTGTCCACGGTAACTTTAGGAACTAAGCTGGATGAAAAGATTGTAGATGAAGCCACGGAACAAGGAAAAGAGAAATTCTTGCTGCACTATAATTTCCCGCCGTTCTCAACGGGTGAGGCTAAAGCCAGCCGGGGTGTGGGACGTCGTGAAATCGGTCATGGAAATTTGGCTCACCGTGCTTTGAAACGGATGTTGCCGGATAATTATCCTTACACGGTACGCGTTGTTTCTGATATTTTGGAATCT
Encoded proteins:
- the rpsO gene encoding 30S ribosomal protein S15, yielding MYLTSEKKEELFSQYGKSNKDTGSVESQVALFSYRIAHLTEHLKKNHKDFATQRSLIKLVGKRRALLDYMKKRDIDRYRAIVKALNLRK
- the pnp gene encoding polyribonucleotide nucleotidyltransferase; translation: MNIIEKSITLKDGRVITLETGKLAKQADGAVMLKMGNTMLLATVCSAQEAGPDVDFMPLSVDYKEKFSAVGRFPGGFTRREGRASDYEILVSRLIDRALRPLFPDDYHAETFVQVTLYSADGESMPDCLAGLAASAAIAVSDIPFHGPISEVRVARVNGELMINPTKSELATADLDIMVAATYENIMMVEGEMNEVSEKEMLDAIKFAHEAIKDHCLVQMELAKAVNKEKRVYCHEVNDEELRKDVWAKCYDKAYAVARQCNADKHLREKLFSEVKEGYLESLPEEEREEKKSMVSRYYHDVEKEAVRRMILDEGLRLDGRTTEQIRPIWCEAGPLPGPHGSSIFTRGETQSLSTVTLGTKLDEKIVDEATEQGKEKFLLHYNFPPFSTGEAKASRGVGRREIGHGNLAHRALKRMLPDNYPYTVRVVSDILESNGSSSMATVCAGTLALMDAGIPIKKPVTGIAMGLITDNEKYAVLSDILGDEDHLGDMDFKVTGTVDGITATQMDIKVDGLPYEILEKALDQARRGRLHIMNIIKETLPEPRPDLKPHAPRMVTLTVDKDQIGAIIGPGGKIIQDIQEKSGAVIVIEEVGNQGIVDIAATNKEAIDIAVARIKAIACKPEVGEIYEGVVKTITTFGAFVEFLPGKDGLLHVSEIDHKRVEKVEDVLKEGDKVRVKLIDIDPKTGKFKLSRKALLPKPEGMEQNDRQNRGERQDRGERQDRGPRQDRGDRPHRDRGPRPERKENQE